The region TACATATGAATACATGTTCATATATTGGTGGTGTGATATAATGTATGATGCTGATTGTACTATTGATACCTGCGAGCAACTGTGTGAACATCCTCAATTGATATGTGTAGCGAAAAAGGAAGCTATTCCTGATGCAGAAGCTCAGCAGGTCGCTGATGTCTTCAAGTTGCTGGGTGATACAACCAGAGTGAAGATATTGGACGCGTTATCCAAAAGAGAACTTTGTGTCTGCGATTTAGCGGCCGTTGTTGACATGGGGCAGTCGGCAGTTTCTCACCAACTCCGCTTATTGAGAAGTGCCCGCTTGGTAAAGTACCGTAAGGAAGGCAAGATGGCGTGGTATTCACTTGATGATGAGCATATTGGGTTACTGCTCTCTCAATGCCTGGAGCATATTAGGCACAGATAGGAGGCCGTAAAATGGCGAAAAAATATTCTTTCCGCAAAGGAATAAAGAAAAAGAATAGTTGTGAGTGCGGGTGCTGCTCTAGCGAAGCCGTAGTATCGGCTGCAGTTCCAGCCTGCGGGGGCCGCATGGAAAAGGCGGATCGCTCCTCCGGAGATGGAGCTGATACAGTTACCAACAACTATGATATTGAAGGTTTGGACTGCGGCGATTGCGCCGCCAAATTGGAAAATGGAATAAAGAAAATCAAGGGTGTAGTCAATGCCCAAGTAAATTTTGCGTCCGCCAAAATGAAAGTCACCTATAATAGCAGTATGTTGGATTCCGAGGATATAGCTAAAGCTGTTAGTGGCTTTGGCTATTCGGCAAAACTGGTAAAAGCTGCGTCAGGACATCCAGGTATTCGTAATGCGGTCTTTAAGGTCTCCGGCCTTGATTGCGCTGACTGTGCGGCCAAGCTGGAAAAAATGATTCTTGCCATGGCCGGGGTTAGTTCTGCACAGGTAAATTTCGCTGCAGGTAAAATTATAGTAGAACATACTATAAGCGAAGATGATATTATCAAGGCTATAGAGCAAGCGGGATATAACATTGAACGTGAAAGCAAGGGGCCTCGGCCGGCAAACAGTAAACCTGCCTGGTGGACCAATAAGCGAACCCAAGCGACCGTTGTGTCCGGTTTACTGCTG is a window of Sporomusaceae bacterium ACPt DNA encoding:
- the ziaR gene encoding Transcriptional repressor SmtB, encoding MYDADCTIDTCEQLCEHPQLICVAKKEAIPDAEAQQVADVFKLLGDTTRVKILDALSKRELCVCDLAAVVDMGQSAVSHQLRLLRSARLVKYRKEGKMAWYSLDDEHIGLLLSQCLEHIRHR